The DNA segment ACATATTTTTATCTAGGTCTCAATATAACTTTTACTCAAATTGACGTGTAGATGGTAATGTACAAGTGATCGAAGCACAGACATGTAAGTTATTAAAGGTCACCTTTTTCGTTATTTTAGCAGTataatataacgttttataaaattcTAAATATATTGTTGTGGCCTACTTATTTTTATCTATGATTCGATGATAGTTTTATTCGAACGGGTCAAATATAGTTGATTTTATCCTTACCCTGAGGAATCCAACTGATACCGTCTGAACATCGGTACCAGTAGTGTATTCGTTTTTATAGTTTTCTTAACGTGgcaatatataattaaaaaaacgGAGTTGTATATGCAATAGAATATTTTTTTGTACCTTAAGCTATACTGAGTACCAGCAATGGCGGATACACCTTAACTGGATGGTGGGCCTGTGCCCACTGTACATCCCAAATAGGCCAGGTATTTTGTTTATATTCTTCTGAATTTAGCCCAAGTAAAGAAGCTCAAGTATGAACGCTTGTTAATTGTCTGAACAGACAGCCTAATTGTTTCCCACGGCTCTTCTTTTCTGGTTTCCAACTTCGTAGTTGGTAATTCCGTATTGCAATCGTTCAATCGAGCACGCAACCATGGGTGAAGGATAATGGAGGCCTTGGGATGCCCCAGCTCCCACTGATTATATGCGCGTAATGTTAATTTTACTGAAAATTTGTTTTGTAGTGTAAATATTGGATTTTAAGAGTCCGGCCCCCACGGCCCATCGATTTGGATTTTTAAAGTCTGCCCCCGTCAAGTTTCCtttcaagctccgccactgcacGAAACATCGCCCGTCAAACGTTTTCAAAATATGAAAACACGTGAGGACAATTGTAATCAACGTATGCTattatatttaaatatttaataaactATGTTATTATATCATCGTCTTTTTTATCAATTGACACGTTTTTTTAACCAACTAGTATTGTGcccttgtaaaaaaaaaaattgtaagcGTCACTGTCCGAGTAGAGTAAGGGTATCGAAACGAAGCGAACCGAACCAATACAGGTCGAATAAGATTGCCACCTGTACCGTGCAGTACAAATAAGACGATATCCCGTTGCTAAGCACATGTGTAATCCCATTGGTTATTTATAACCAAACCTATGGTTGGAGGTAAGTGAGTTGGCACATGACTCATGATGGCCTCCACGTGTACACGCAAATGAGCGACAACTAGCATAACATAGGATTCATCAATATCTCCGAGATTATCTACGTACCAAACGAAATCAAACAATAGAAGCCATCCAAATATCCAATTATATAAAGACTCCATGAGCCTCCATAAGTCGCGTAATGCgagtcctcctcctcctcctccacttttcttttttttgtttaataaacgCTTCTCCTTCCTTCTATTCGTAACAGTCGCGTTAATTCCGGTTGTTACAGGAAAGAAACGATATCAACAACTATATTTTATATTAATTAGTAACtagtaatatatataatatattataacaATCATGGGTTTCTTTCGTAACCTTTGGGACGAAGCCCTCGCCGGATCCACCTCCGATTCCGGCGTCGGGAAGCTTCGCCGGTATAACTCTCTCCTCTCCCGTTCCGGTAACCCTCCCACCGGAGATAGTACCCCAGTCTCTCGCAGCATCACTATTCTCCGAACCAACAGCCTATCAGGTTCCAGCGCCTCCGGTTCCACCCCATCTTCTCCCACCGGTTCCAGCTCCGCCGGTTCAGGTAACTCATCCATTATTTATAGAGTGAATTTCAaagattgtcctttatctttatacccattttcaggcgttatcctttatgtttaaaattgacgagtttgtCCTTTacgttttcatatcatacacgttttgtcctttaggcctaacccagttagttttttcagttaaatttggtcatgtgacctgagggcatttttgtcaattcaaaggttgcagaagctttgagctgtaaatctgtcGTTGAAcctacctttgaattgacaaaaatgtcttcatgtgcaaagcatatgaccaaatttaacttaaaaaaactaactgggttaggcctaaagaaCAAAACATGTATGATacgaaaacataaaggacaatttttttttgaatataaaggacaacgcctgaaaattagtataaagataaaggacaattcttgaaattcactcttattTATATCTAACTAGTTTTATGTCCGCACCGCCTGCGGTGCGAAGTGTTAAGGTCGAAAatttctcaaccaattaaaaaccACTatcatagttttgctaaaaaaaaaaagctaaaatggttgcaagagtgtaattttgagctaggcaAATATTAGGATCAATAAGCGAGTACTAGGCAGCTGCCTGACACGAAAAAAAATTACAtcaagtcaaccaattaaaaaacaaACTTATATAGTTTTgcagaaaaaaaaactaaaacgataataagactgtaattttgaactacggtaaaattgtaatttgttAAAAGATAAAATGATGACAATATTGAAAGTTTTAActagggcaaaatcataatttttaagaGTGGGCATATTGATAATTTTAATGTAGAGGTAAACTTGTATTTTGGCTATATAAGTAACTGGTTGCCTGTTACAATTTTATTTTTTCAAAGTATTGTTTTATCACTTCATATTCTATTTcttacttattttttttttaaataatcataATTTATCTCAATATTTAGATTTCATAATTTGTAAAATTTATTATtaactatttaatatttatattttattaaaaggTGTAATATactagtttcttttttttttgaacggcgaatTTCTTTTGATTCCTATCGTCCGTGTGACACGAACCTGAGTCTTCTCTCTTTCAAACTTAGGTGTTTAAAAGTTTTGTATACACCACCATCCTATTCATTAATACACTAATTTCTAACTGTAGGATTGTTTGATAACATATGTTTGAGTCGTTTataaacactttatttatttgataagtcATGATACGTTACTACGCTCTTATTTTATTGGACTTTAACTCGACCCGCTTGACTTTGTTTATGTATTGGGCTTTCATTGGGCCCGTGTAATATAGTTTTAACTTATAAGTTATAACCAATATAATAATTAGGCCTGGCAAATAAAACCCATTTGGGTTTTTTGGGTTATTTTGGGTCATTTTAAAAATGAgaatgggttaggatgggttaAGAAAAAACTAAGGATGGGTCAGGATGGGTTATATGATATCTATTTAAAATAATTCGTGGGTTATGATGGGTATTACGCATGGTACATGGATAAGTGGATAACTCAAAAAGAGCATCACTGACAGATTTTTCATCCTATTCGAGTGTTCGTACATGTTGGCTTcacaaataataaaaattttaaagataataaaaaatttaaaaataataaaagttttccaaaaaatcagaaaaataaaaaaatttctaaaaaataaaaaataataataaaaatccaaaaaattctaaaaaatccaaaaaataataaaaaatccaaaaaataagaaaaaaatctaaaaaaatcaaaaaataataaaaaatcaaaaaaatagtaaaaaaatccaaaaaaataataaaaatccaaaaaattctaaaaaaatcaaaaaaatcaaaaaaataataaaaaatcaaaaaaaaatcaaaaaattctaaaaaatccaaaaaataataaaaatccaaaaaattctaaaaaaatcaaaaaaataataaaaaatccaataaattctaaaaaatcaaaaaattaataaaaaatccaaaaaattctaaaaaatcaaaaaaataataaaaattcaaaaaaatacaaaaaatcaaaaaataaaaaaatttcaaaaaaataaaataatcataaaaaatccaaaaaattgtaaaaaataaaaaaaataataaaaaatccaaaaaattctaaaaaatcaaaaaaataataaaaaaattataaaaaatcataaaaatcaaaaaaaaaaaattaaaaagacaaaaattcttaaaaaataaaaaatccaaaaattctttaaaataaaaaaaattctaaaaagtaaaaaaattctaaaaaatcaaaaaaatagtaaaaaaaataaaaaatgttttttggatttttgaggttttttttattttttagaatattttatgatttttgagattttttagaattttttggatttttagaattttttgattttttagagttttttaCTTCTTagaatttctttgatttttttttgttttttgattttttttattttttagaatttttttatttttttattattttttgaaaatttttgtttttttttatttttattatattttagaattttttttaattttttgaattttttggattttttattattttttagatttttttgatttttagaaaaaaattttattttttagagatttttattattttttttattttttagatttttttagattttttaattttttttgaatttttggattttttaaaatttttttgattttttataattttttatgattttaggatttttttagaattttttggatttttttattatttttttattttttggaatttttttgattttttagaatttttttatttttttagaattttttcgattttttagatttttttttatttttacatttttttggattttttagaattttttggatttttttattattttttgatttttttggaatttttttattttttagaattttttgattttttttgaatttttttgattttttacaattttttggattttttttatttttaaattttttttttattttttaaaatttttagaattttttattattttttgattttttatgtcTTTTTGGATTTCTTAGAATTTTTTATCATGCCCAAATACATCTTGACAAAAAACCCATCTTGACctaaacccattctaacccattTCTTActaaacccattctaacccaaacccattctaacccatgcccatcctaacccattacccaaacctaCCCAATCCACCCATTTTGCCACTCCTAATAATAATTTACTGTGTGCGAGTTCAGCAACATCACCTGGCGGCGATTTCAAAAAACTGACACGGAGGAAATCCACTGCAGACGCCCACCGCCGGGAGCCCAAAAGCCCTACTGGTTATGATTGGTTCGTTCTCATTccatttttttcttcattttttatTTGCAAATAACTTGGATCCCGCAGTTGTATTTATATAAATGAttatttcatttaataataaattttaaaaaaatgtttaagagtaacatgttttaattaaCATTGACACGTTTTTACTTAAATAATCAATTGCATCTTCACGCAAAAAATACCACGGATTACTAGATTTTGATTATAAACATTATAAAAACTCTTTTATAGTAAAAAAAATAAGAGTAAAATACCATTTTCGTCCGTGAGGTTTGGTTAGTTTTGCGATTTTCGTTCAAAGGATTGTTTGTCtttttcatccggcttgttaacttcatctatttttctccgttaagcagtggcggacccaggatttttttgTTGGGGCtgcggatgaggtgttcaaccatattttcaaggggtgcggtcgggtttttgcctaaaatatacactaatttttttttttcaaggggtgcggccgcccaccctggCCAAAGGGTAGGTCCGCCCATGCcgttaagttaggggtatttTCGTTTTTTCTGTTAACTTAAAGGGCTGTTTTTTCTTTCGaatacttgtacatcatgctaaatgcttgtacgtAAAGTGAAAaggaccaaattgccctttaagctaagaaaaaagacggaaataccctggcttaacggagaaaaatggatgaagttagcgagccggatgaaaatgacaagatttcccCCTTTTGAATCCAgctgcgaaaaaacaaacctttggacgaaaaccTCTATGGTATTTTACtcaaaaattaattaattttgctactttttattatttgtaaAAGAATGATAATTTGTCTACGTTTTAGGATCGTTCTGACTTCTCTGGATCGTTGAATGAAGACCTACTAATGAGCTCTCAGAGGAACATCCTTGTGTATataatgtataataataataataataacctaGCTAGCTTGTGAATATGTATAATATTGCAGCAGCCCGTGATATATATAACCGGTGAGGCGTAACCTAGCTAATGTATTTAGTGTTAGTAATCAATAAGATGCTTCAGAAGACGCAGATCAATGGAGCCATGCATTGCTGCGTGCTTGCTTCACGTTTCACAAAGAGGAAAACCAACTCCTTATCTTTTTGCTTgtaaatatgtatgtatatatgtccTATTTTCTTCTTTGTGTAAATTTGAACCCTATGAATGAAGCTTCTATCATTGTATAGCATCTATATGTCCTATTTTCTTTCTGTGTGAAAGTTGATTTTTCGTACCGGCATCGGTTTTGTTCGTTAAAAAATTAAGCTAAAAAAAAAGAGATGCAAGTTAGCAAAGCACTAAACTAAAACAAATAAGCTCAAATTAGCAATGCCTTCAAGACTCATGTTAGCAAATATGCATTAGGTATTTGTAGTGTTTGCATTATTGGTTTTCTTTGCAGGCTTATGTTGTAAGTTGGGCTTTGTCGTTTGTTTAAATGTTTTATATGTTTGGACTCTCGGCCCAACCTCCCTGTGTTTAAAAGTCTCGAATTCGGTCGAATTGCTCAGAATAGCATCAAGTAATATATTATAAGTGAAAATAATATTAAAACCTTTTGACAATACCCCAGTTGACCTAAACGTGACCCTCAGTTAAGTACCGTTCCAAGCTTCTGTTAGCGGGCGTTAAAGGTTCTAATCGTGAGTCCCTTCATGGAGCATGGTGAAAGTTTGCAACTTGAGGACATAGGAATTAATTTAGGGGGccaaacacacaaacaaaaaaaagaaattgaaaacaaCGTGTGGCATCACACTTTTCGTCCATCCAATTATTTTACACATTACCCACTTTCCTTCTTTCTTTTCTCTATTTCATATGAATATTACTTTTTTTAGTTGGTAGCGAAAACTTATAAGATTGCGGGGTATGGGACGGGAGTTTGGGCGTGGGtagggggaaaacgcccaagtcatcaccccgggtgggcatgggtttcggcgtggcccttggggcatgggtttcaagccgggcgtggggcggtctgGCCAAGCTGACATGGCGGGTTGTGAATGGCCAAACCAGGctagccgttgggctagccgttggtctattttaaaaaaaaaaaaaattctttctttataaatactttacaatatttatcatttttctcacacaaaatcaaacacataaaacacaatctcgccatgagttcttcaagttatactgaatcgtcatcatcatctgacgatggggcggaaatatttctacaaacgatcgcgaCGGTGGTGAAAGTTATCGTTGAAAAcgaagaggaggaggaagagaGTCAACAACCTAAACGCAGAagaaggtacatcgctcgtgaacgggttaccgctaacgatttgttggtaagcgattacttctcagcccaagctaagtatgatgaaaaaatgtttaggcgtcgttttcgtatgagtagaaacttatttttaaggatatctagagatcttgaggagaagtatgtttattttcaaaaaaaacccGATGTAACCGGACAATTAGGATTTActacgtggcaaaaggtcacggccgcacttaggcagttagcgtacggcaatagttcggacattatggatgactatttaaaaatgtctgcacgtgtagctagagaaagtcttcacaacttttgttcgtgtattctagaactctataggaaaagatatttgagaaagccctcgttcagtgacatgcaacaattattggaacatcacgcagattatcatgggctacccgggatgctaggtagtttagattgtatgaaatgggcttgggaactttgtcctacccaatggcaaggcgctcacacgagtggatttcacgggagtccagccatcatgcttgaagcggttgcgtcccaagatctttggttatggcatgcgttcttcggtatgccaggttcacataatgatattaccatcataaaccactcgcccCTTTTCAATGATCGAATAAATGGTATAGGATCCAAAGGAactttctttgtaaacggggttgagtacgtgtatgggtactacctagttgatgggatttacccagagtggggggtttttgtaaaatcattcacaAAACACGGTACGacagatccaaagagattaaagtttaacagggtacagatggctgcacgtaaagacgtcgagcgagcattcggtgttttgaagaaaaggtggcgaatattacaaatgccttgtcgactattggacaaggatcagattggaaacgtgatgtacacatgtatcattcttcacaacatgattttggaggacgaaggtagagcggtcgttacccactatgatgacgatgattcccaaccaggtaacgtaacagacCAAGATAAAGCGGTTAATGAATTTTGGatcaagtcaagggatatacatcacaaccttcgatctgatttggtggaacatgtttcaacgattcctgggttcgaaaccgacgaagacgacgaagaatgattgttttttattttaataattattatgtttgtttatgtatttaaaaaaatatgttttttatgtttttaattaatttaaatatatattaaaaaaaatggtgATGTGACTAGGCCACGCCGGCCCAACCcacacccaacccaagccccaccataccccattaAAACTTAGGTTTGGGTTAACATCCACGTGTCAGCAATtgccccaacccacgcccaacccaagccccaccataccccgcaATCTAAAACCATTACACACTAAAATTGAATACAAAAATGAGTAAGTGCTCATAACTACGTAAGAATGATGTGATGTGACACTAACTTTTGTACGTTGCAATGGAAAATAGTTAAACCATTACACGAAGCTTTACGAAAGTTAGCCTAAAGTATTCAATAGATTTCTTCAATCATTTCATACTTTATATAATTAATGAAACTCACACTTGCCAACGGGAAAACTTATTTGATTTGCATTTGCATGATGACAAGTCTCAATCAGTTAATATAAAACTCCTAGGATGTATTTGTTATTTCATATCATATATTTAAAGGCACATTATAGTTCCTTTCAAACCATGTAAACAAGTCATGAACTAGAAATTACTAACGTCCAAAATATATAAATACGTTCGGAAGAAACACGGAATCACCGTCAAGATGATT comes from the Helianthus annuus cultivar XRQ/B chromosome 4, HanXRQr2.0-SUNRISE, whole genome shotgun sequence genome and includes:
- the LOC110935463 gene encoding dormancy-associated protein homolog 4, whose translation is MGFFRNLWDEALAGSTSDSGVGKLRRYNSLLSRSGNPPTGDSTPVSRSITILRTNSLSGSSASGSTPSSPTGSSSAGSATSPGGDFKKLTRRKSTADAHRREPKSPTGYDWIVLTSLDR